CAGAATGTGACGCGCATTGTTTTCTATCCGCCGCCGCAGGTGCGCAAGGGCGGCGGCAAGATCAAGGTGGTCATTGATGGCACGACGCTGCAGCTCAAGGCGGGGCCGGTGGCGCCGAAGTTTGAGACTTTCATGACGCCCGGACCGAAAGTGGCGGGGGCTTTCTGCCGACTGATCAAAGAGAACGGCGTGTGGCGTGACTTTGGCAATGCGGAGCCGTTTCAGCACGACAGCCCCGCTGGTGGCAAGCCGGGCGCGCATCCGGGGCCGATGGATGCGAGCTTCCTGAAGCGTTTCCTAGTGGTGCTGCCGGATGGCAAGTCTTCCTCTGCTGCGGTGGACGCCTGGGTGGAGGCGGAGTCGGCGCATTTCATTCAGCGCTGGAAGAGCCTGATGCGCGGAGACACGCGTGTGGTGAAGGCGTCTGAGATCGCGGACATCTACGAAGCCGGGAAAACGCAGAGCCTCATCCTGTGGGGCACGCCGGAGTCCAACTCATGCATCAAGAAGCTGGCGGGTGATCTGCCGGTGAAGTGGGATGCGCAGAAGGTGGCGATGGCGGGGCAGTCGTACGATGCGAAGACGCATGTGCCGCTGATGACTTATCCGTGCCTGAAGTCTCCGGGCTTTGAGGCGGTGATCAACTCGGGCCTGACCTTCCGCGAGGCGCACGACAAGACCAACTCGCTGCAAAACCCGAAGCTGCCCGACTGGGCCATCCTGGACATCACCCAGCCGCCGAGCGCGGAAGCAGCGGGCAAGGTGGTGGCGGCGGACTTCTTTGATGATCGCTGGCAGGTGAAGAAGAAGTGAGGCGGGGGGAGTGCCGCCCTTACTGTGCCGAGCGGTTGCGCGGCATGCAGGGCGGCAGCGGGGGGTAGAGCATGTTGAGGGTGGCCTCGCGCAGCCAGCCGCGGAGGGAGGGCTGATTGACGCCGAGCTGCAGGGCGATGTTTTTGCAGCTTTCACCTTTGCGGATCATGGAGCGGGCGGCGGCTACGATGGCGGCCTTTTCTGCGGGGGAGTAACGTGAGAGGCGGGGCATGGTGCGTGAGATGGGGGTGAGAGTTTTGAGAAGCAGCAGCCCTTTAAGCAAATCCCAGCCCAGCATGGCCTGCCATGCAGTCCCCGAATCGTGCAAAGAAGACGCGTTTTGTGCAGGTTTGGCAGTCGAGGGGCAGGTGTGCCAGTGGCGCGGCTGGCAGGACAGGAGCCCGGGCGGCTACAAAAACGTGCGTGTTTCGTAGATGCGGGGTGCGTATTCATGAGGCATCTGATCCACGTCATTTCCAACCCGCTTCCATGAAAACACTCACTCGACGCTTTTTCCTTCCTGTGCTGGCCGCCACGATGGTGCTCGGCACCGCCGGTGTCCGTGCCGCCGCGAGCGGCATTCAGGATGACGGAGCCTTTTTCTCCGAATTCGCCAAGGTGAACGCCACCGGTACGATCAATGATGTCTCCAGCCGCCTGCACAAGGACATCCTGGTGCAGACGTATGCGGAGGTGCCGGAGGACGTGAAGGCCAAGGTGCTGCAGCCCAACAAATCCGCCGCCAACCGGGGATTCTCGGAATGGGCGGAGCAGATGGCCCGCACAAAGAAGGTGAACGGCGTGCTGATCCTGCTGGTGAAGCAGCCTGCGCACCTGCAGGTGGTGGTGGGCACCGATACGGCGCGCCAGGCTTTTACGCTGATGGACCGCGAGAAGCTGGTGCAGACGATGATCGCGAAACTGCGTGAGAAGAAGAATGACGACGCGCTGATCGACGGCGTGAACTTCATCGCCACCACGATGAAGTCCCACCGCAGTGGTGCCGCTGCGCCCTTTAGCTCCCGCTCCCATGTGACGCAGCAGGGCGGCAGCTCCTGGCTGCACACCATCGGCATCATTTTGCTGATCTGGGTGGGCTTCAGCATTGTGCGCGGTCTTTTCCGTGCGCTGTCTGGCGGCGGTGGTGCTCCGGTGGGCGGCATGGGCCAGCCCTATGGCTACGGTGGTGGCGGCGGCGGCTTCTTCCAGAACATGCTGGGCAGCATGTTTGGCGCTGCGGCGGGCATGTGGATGTATGACCAGTTCTTTGGCTCCCACAGCTCTGCGGCCACCTACAATCCGCAGAACTATGATTCGCAGCTCCAGGACGGAGGCTTCTCCGGCACGGATACGGACTACACCAGCTCAGGCGGCGATTTCGGAGGCGACTCCGGCAGCAGCTTTGGCGGTGGTGATTCCGGTGGCGACTTCGGTGGTGGAGGCGACTTTGGCGGCGGTGGAGATTTCTAATCTTGTCAGATGAGTCGCTATGCCAGCAATCAGGATGTGGTTCGCTTCTTTGCCATGCATGGCATCGAGGTGAGCCACGTCAGGCGTGAAGGGAGCCTGCGCCATCTGCGGGTGCAGGAGAAGGCGGTGACGCTGCCGATGGATGCCGACCCGGATGAGTGCCTGCGGATCGTGCGGGAGAGCATCGAGGATGCGGAGGCCTGAGCCGCCTGTCGCGACGGGTTAGTGAGAATTGTGGGGGAGACGATGAGCCAGATTGGCCAGACATCTGTGTGGCCTAACCAGTCGCCAGAGCCAACCACCGTTGGCGCTTTCACTCTCATTGTTGCGGTTCACGTCGCGAGTTGGCGGGTGGCGAAGCTTTTTCAGTTAGGCCACACTACGTGCGACTTATGAGCGAGAACGAATATATTTCAGAACTGCGAGCGAGGTGGCCTCGTGGTTGGTCTTCCGACCAACCCAATTTCGAGGCGACGCCAGAGACAATCGCACTTGCTGACGAGGCTGTTCGCGAATTTCCTGACTCACCGAAGCTCTGGTGTATGAGGGGCGACCTCATTCAGCTCGCATCTGAGTCTTGTCCGCACTCACTCGATGATGTGCTTGCATGCTACCAGCGTGCTACTGAGATTGATCCACAGTTTGTAGAGGCGTGGGAGTCGATGGGCCATTTTCATAGCGCCGTGCTCGACGACGAGCATACAGCACAAAGATTTTTCAATGAGGCCGAG
This DNA window, taken from Prosthecobacter vanneervenii, encodes the following:
- a CDS encoding transposase, with product MPRLSRYSPAEKAAIVAAARSMIRKGESCKNIALQLGVNQPSLRGWLREATLNMLYPPLPPCMPRNRSAQ
- a CDS encoding TPM domain-containing protein; protein product: MKTLTRRFFLPVLAATMVLGTAGVRAAASGIQDDGAFFSEFAKVNATGTINDVSSRLHKDILVQTYAEVPEDVKAKVLQPNKSAANRGFSEWAEQMARTKKVNGVLILLVKQPAHLQVVVGTDTARQAFTLMDREKLVQTMIAKLREKKNDDALIDGVNFIATTMKSHRSGAAAPFSSRSHVTQQGGSSWLHTIGIILLIWVGFSIVRGLFRALSGGGGAPVGGMGQPYGYGGGGGGFFQNMLGSMFGAAAGMWMYDQFFGSHSSAATYNPQNYDSQLQDGGFSGTDTDYTSSGGDFGGDSGSSFGGGDSGGDFGGGGDFGGGGDF
- a CDS encoding tetratricopeptide repeat protein, encoding MSENEYISELRARWPRGWSSDQPNFEATPETIALADEAVREFPDSPKLWCMRGDLIQLASESCPHSLDDVLACYQRATEIDPQFVEAWESMGHFHSAVLDDEHTAQRFFNEAERLSGHHVA